The following proteins are encoded in a genomic region of Spirochaetota bacterium:
- a CDS encoding dihydropteroate synthase — translation MEDHNWPKRGGSHSSILKRILSIDKRRNKGMSFIRIGENLNVMSKVLGPAMKERNARPIQEMVEKEVEAGVDYIDVNIGPARKGGDEMMEWLVNTIQEVTTDIPLALDTTNMAATEAGLKVCKIPALINSVSIQTSRFESGLKLAKQYNADLIALLWSDDGMPRDANERAMHIVDFVQKATELDIPIEKLWVDPIVSPISVEINQVKACVECMGMLKDIAPGAKSTVGLSNVSNGVPDELRPWLNIPYLIMLMKNGLHSAIVDAFDDDLNSVVNGERENLTKLVHSIMDGEKVDMNTLSEDEVKYAKSVKVLMGESLFSDSWLEV, via the coding sequence TTGGAAGATCACAATTGGCCCAAGAGAGGCGGCTCACATTCCAGCATTCTTAAAAGAATACTCAGCATAGATAAAAGGAGGAATAAAGGAATGTCTTTTATACGCATAGGAGAAAATCTAAATGTAATGTCAAAGGTTCTTGGACCAGCAATGAAGGAGAGAAACGCTCGCCCTATACAGGAGATGGTTGAAAAGGAGGTTGAGGCAGGAGTTGATTATATTGATGTGAATATTGGACCTGCTAGAAAGGGTGGAGATGAGATGATGGAATGGCTTGTTAACACGATCCAGGAGGTTACAACTGATATACCGTTAGCCTTAGATACAACGAATATGGCTGCGACTGAGGCTGGATTAAAAGTATGCAAAATTCCAGCATTGATAAATTCTGTTTCAATTCAAACATCACGATTTGAATCTGGACTCAAACTAGCTAAACAATACAATGCTGATCTCATTGCCCTATTATGGAGCGATGATGGAATGCCTAGAGATGCTAATGAGAGGGCTATGCATATTGTTGATTTTGTACAGAAAGCAACTGAGTTGGATATACCAATTGAAAAATTATGGGTTGACCCTATTGTTTCTCCCATATCTGTAGAAATAAATCAGGTAAAGGCCTGTGTGGAATGCATGGGCATGCTGAAGGATATTGCCCCTGGAGCAAAGTCAACTGTTGGATTGTCCAATGTCTCCAACGGAGTTCCCGACGAGTTGCGTCCTTGGTTAAATATACCATATCTGATAATGCTTATGAAGAATGGTCTTCATTCAGCTATTGTTGATGCTTTTGATGATGATCTTAATAGTGTTGTTAATGGTGAGAGGGAGAATCTTACCAAACTGGTTCACAGCATAATGGATGGAGAGAAGGTGGACATGAATACCCTTTCTGAAGATGAGGTCAAATATGCAAAGAGCGTAAAGGTTTTGATGGGCGAATCACTATTCTCTGACTCTTGGCTTGAGGTTTAA
- the acsC gene encoding acetyl-CoA decarbonylase/synthase complex subunit gamma has product MGLTGVEIYKMLPQTNCKDCGVPTCLAFAMKLAAGQAELDSCPHVSDEAKEKLSSASAPPVLPVTIGSGDNAFKTGGETVLFRHEKTFVNPTGIAVLITDKMSDGDIEKRLKSFNDLKYERVGLILKSDMIAIKSESGDASAFEQLVNKVKGAVDCGLILMSDKVDVLSTGVKAAADRRPLLYAATKENVEEVGNLAKENKCSVAVKGSSIDEVIELTNKLSDMGLKEIVIDSGSRKMKKAFEDQIIIRRAAIKNTFRPLGFPTITFPCDMTDDFMEETLIASTFIAKYSGIVVLSDLEGFSLFPLLVERMNIYTDPQRPMATEQGIYEINNPDEKSPVLITTNFSLTYFIVSGEIEGSRVPTWLLVMDTEGLSVLTAWAAGKFVADAIGPFVKKSGIVDKISNKTLIIPGYSASISGELEEELSDWKITIGPREAAHIPAFLKEYSA; this is encoded by the coding sequence ATGGGACTTACGGGTGTAGAAATCTATAAAATGTTACCGCAGACAAATTGCAAAGATTGTGGTGTTCCCACATGCCTCGCTTTTGCTATGAAGCTGGCAGCGGGACAGGCAGAGCTCGATTCATGTCCTCATGTCTCAGATGAAGCAAAAGAGAAACTATCTTCAGCATCTGCCCCGCCGGTATTGCCTGTTACAATCGGTTCTGGAGACAATGCTTTTAAAACCGGGGGAGAGACAGTCCTCTTTAGACATGAAAAGACATTTGTCAATCCTACAGGGATTGCGGTTTTAATTACAGACAAGATGAGTGATGGTGACATTGAGAAAAGATTGAAAAGTTTTAATGATCTCAAATATGAGAGAGTAGGTTTAATATTAAAGTCAGATATGATAGCTATTAAATCTGAGAGTGGAGATGCATCAGCATTTGAACAGCTTGTGAATAAGGTTAAGGGGGCAGTCGATTGTGGCTTGATATTGATGAGCGATAAAGTGGATGTGCTTTCTACCGGTGTTAAGGCTGCTGCGGATAGGCGTCCGCTTCTTTATGCTGCGACAAAAGAAAATGTTGAGGAAGTAGGTAATCTGGCAAAGGAGAACAAATGCTCGGTTGCTGTAAAGGGAAGCAGCATTGATGAAGTCATAGAGCTGACAAACAAGCTTTCCGATATGGGACTAAAGGAGATAGTTATTGATTCAGGATCCAGGAAGATGAAGAAGGCCTTTGAAGATCAGATCATCATTAGACGAGCTGCAATAAAGAATACCTTTAGACCTCTAGGATTTCCAACTATCACCTTTCCCTGTGATATGACTGATGATTTTATGGAAGAGACTTTAATAGCATCTACATTTATTGCAAAATATAGCGGGATAGTAGTACTCTCCGATCTTGAAGGATTTAGTCTATTCCCTCTCTTAGTTGAGAGGATGAATATATATACAGATCCTCAAAGGCCAATGGCTACTGAGCAAGGCATCTATGAGATAAATAATCCTGATGAAAAATCACCTGTTCTCATTACAACCAATTTTTCACTCACATATTTTATCGTTTCTGGTGAGATTGAGGGAAGCAGGGTTCCCACTTGGCTACTTGTAATGGATACAGAAGGACTATCAGTACTCACAGCCTGGGCAGCAGGAAAATTTGTAGCAGACGCTATTGGTCCATTTGTAAAGAAGAGTGGAATTGTGGATAAGATTTCCAATAAAACACTTATAATACCAGGTTATTCCGCCTCTATTAGCGGCGAATTGGAAGAGGAGTTATCTGATTGGAAGATCACAATTGGCCCAAGAGAGGCGGCTCACATTCCAGCATTCTTAAAAGAATACTCAGCATAG